CGCGGTCGGCCGGCGCCTCGGGTTCGATCATTCGATGGGTCAGCAGCAGGTCGCCGTCGCTCTCGGCCACATCGATGCCGACGGGCCGGTCGCCGACGACCGTGATCTCGCCGTCCGCGATGGAGCGGACATCGGGGTTCGCATCGAACCACGGACGCACGCGTTGCAGGACGCCTTCGTGTTCTGTCGTCACCACCGCAACGCTACTCGCACCGGGGAGGTTCGGGCAGCACCGACCGGTAGGGTTCACCCGTTCCGACACGAGAAGGGGAGGGCGGGTGATCGAGCGCCCGGCGTTCACCGTAGGCATCGAGGAGGAGTACCTGCTCGTCGACCCGGACACCCGCGACCTCGTGGGTAATCCGGGTGGCTCCTTCATGGCCGAGTGCGCCGAGCTCCTCGGTCCTCGGGTGAGCCCGGAGCTCCTCAAGGCTCAGGTCGAAGTCGTGACCAGCCCGGCGGCGGACATCGGCGGTGCCGGAGCCGAGTTGCGGTCGCTGCGGTCATCGGTGTGCGATATCGCCGAGCGTTACGGGTTCAGGGTGATCGCCGCATCGACCCACCCGTTCGCCCACTGGGAGGCACAAGAGATCACCGACACGGAGCGGTATCTGATGCTCGCCCAGGACCTCCAGGGCGTGGTGCGTCGGCTCATGATCTGCGGGATGCACGTGCACGTCGGGATCGAGGACCCGGATCTGCGGCTCGACCTGATGAACCAGGTGGTCTACTTCCTGCCCCACCTGCTCGCCATGAGCACCTCTTCACCGTTCTGGGACGGCGGCGACACCGGCCTCAAGTCGTATCGGATGGCCGTGTTCTACTCGATGCCTCGCACCGGGCTGCCCGAGCCGTTCTCCTCATGGGCCGAGTACGAGCGTCACGTCGCCGTGCTGCGCGACGCCGGTGTCATCGAGGATGCGTCCCGACTCTGGTGGGACGTTCGGCCCTCGGCCCGCTACCCGACCATCGAGATGCGCATCTCCGACGTGTGCACCCGCGTCGACGACGGTCTCGCCGTCGCCGCCGTGTTCCAGTCGCTCCTCGGGATGCTGTTCCGGCGCCGCCAGCAGAACCAGCGGTGGCGCACCTACGCGACGATGCTCATCCGCGAGAACGTGTGGCGGGCCCAGCGCTACGGGGTCGAGGCGACACTGATGGACTTTGGTCGCGGGGTTCTCGTTCCTTACCCCGACCTGGTCGACGAGATCGTCGAGCTGGTCCGTACTGACGCCGAGGAGTTGGGCTGCCTCGACCACGTGCTGCGGGCGCCGGGGATCGCCGCCGAAGGCACCAGCGCTGATCGTCAACTCGCCGCCTATCGGGCCGTCGTCGACGCAGGCGGCTCCGTCCACGAAGGCCTAGTCGCCGTGGTCGACGAGCTGATAGTGGATACGAAGGTAGGACTTTGACGGCTACCAGCTCCCGGCCACCAGCTACCAGCCAGACCAACCCGGGGCGAGTCCGGCTGGTAGCTGGTAGCCGGTAGCTGATAGCTGGTCTAGCCTCTCGGTCGCTGACCACGAGGGAGTCTGTTGTGTTCGATCCCGCAGCCCGGGCGGTGGAGGCGGCGCTGGCCGGCGGTGCCGAATACGCCGATGCCCGGTTCGTCGAGAGCCGGGAAGAGCAGATCCAGGCGCAGAACGGTCGCGTCGAGAGCGTCGATCGGGGCGAGAGCCTCGGCGTCGGCGTCCGGGCCCTCATCGGCTCGTCGTGGGGCTTCTTCGCCACGCCCG
This genomic window from Acidimicrobiia bacterium contains:
- a CDS encoding carboxylate-amine ligase — translated: MERPAFTVGIEEEYLLVDPDTRDLVGNPGGSFMAECAELLGPRVSPELLKAQVEVVTSPAADIGGAGAELRSLRSSVCDIAERYGFRVIAASTHPFAHWEAQEITDTERYLMLAQDLQGVVRRLMICGMHVHVGIEDPDLRLDLMNQVVYFLPHLLAMSTSSPFWDGGDTGLKSYRMAVFYSMPRTGLPEPFSSWAEYERHVAVLRDAGVIEDASRLWWDVRPSARYPTIEMRISDVCTRVDDGLAVAAVFQSLLGMLFRRRQQNQRWRTYATMLIRENVWRAQRYGVEATLMDFGRGVLVPYPDLVDEIVELVRTDAEELGCLDHVLRAPGIAAEGTSADRQLAAYRAVVDAGGSVHEGLVAVVDELIVDTKVGL